A single window of Nicotiana tomentosiformis chromosome 1, ASM39032v3, whole genome shotgun sequence DNA harbors:
- the LOC138908843 gene encoding uncharacterized protein, which produces MVVVQFSVKARNLLYNAISGEEYEKISSCDTTKEMWEKLEVTYEGTSKVKETRINMLIHDYELFQMKEGESIEEIFARFSKFIGDLKAFGKPYSSGDQVRNILRSLPTTWQIKDTLDLTLKESQKMLNELKRLKNYWELKLEVCEIERDVPQDEVQELQIQLNGMHESTSHNSVKSNQATYKSIGKGPARTKSTNTNTSDKSKTRPITVWHYYNKAGHKYSFCRFHKSNISGWIWKPKDKPDSSITNQQGPKQAWVTKIFKEVIKINERSVKFGDDSKGKILGTGTVPFNNNCDISEIYLVDGLNYNLLSTSQLCDSGYEVKFKKTGCAIKDDPGKTILPWKRYGNVYILDGIENLDSHICLASIYDDP; this is translated from the exons ATGGTTGTCGTTCAATTTAGTGTTAAGGCTCGAAATTTGCTCTATAATGCTATAAGTGGAGAAGAGTATGAGAAAATTTCAAGTTGTGATACTACCAAAGAAATGTGGGAAAAACTCGAAGTTACTTATGAAGGAACCAGCAAAGTGAAAGAAACTCGGATAAACATGTTGATTCATGATTATGAACTCTTCCAGATGAAAGAAGGAGAATCCATTGAGGAAATATTTGCAAGATTTAGCAAATTCATTGGCGATCTGAAAGCCTTTGGTAAGCCCTACTCAAGTGGTGATCAAGTTCGAAATATCCTGAGGAGTTTGCCTACCACATGGCAGATAAAA GATACTCTTGATCTCACCCTAAAAGAGTCTCAAAAGATGTTGAATGAATTGAAAAGACTAAAGAATTACTGGGAACTCAAACTTGAAGTATGTGAAATTGAAAGAGATGTACCTCAAGATGAGGTTCAGGAATTGCAAATACAATTGAATGGCATGCACGAATCCACCAGTCACAACTCTGTCAAGTCTAACCAGGCGACTTACAAGTCAATTGGAAAAGGACCGGCTAGAACTAAGTCCACAAATACTAACACAAGTGATAAATCAAAAACTAGACCAATCACTGTGTGGCATTACTATAACAAAGCTGGACATAAATATTCCTTTTGTAGATTTCATAAGTCTAATATTTCAGGATGGATTTGGAAACCCAAAGACAAACCTGATTCTAGTATAACTAACCAGCaaggacccaagcaagcttgg gtgacaaaAATCTTCAAAGAAGTTATAAAAATAAATGAAAGAAGtgtcaaatttggtgatgattcaaaaggaaaaatactTGGCACCGGCACAGTTCCATTCAACAACAATTGTGATATTAGTGAAATATACCTTGTAGATGGACTCAACTATAATCTCTTGAGTACAAGTCAGCTATGTGATTCAGGGTACGAAGTCAAATTCAAGAAAACGGGATGTGCCATTAAAGATGATCCAGGAAAAACAATACTTCCATGGAAAAGGTATGGAAATGTTTACATTCTTGATGGCATTGAAAATTTAGATAGTCACATATGCTTAGCATCTATATATGATGATCCATGA
- the LOC104087095 gene encoding CLIP-associated protein-like, producing the protein MEEALELARAKDTKERMAGVERLHQLLEASRKSLSSSEVTSLVDVCLDLLKDNNFRVSQGALQSLDSAAVLSGEHLKLHFNALVPAVVERLGDSKQPVRDAARRLLLTLMQVSSPTIIVERAGSYAWMHKSFRVREEFARTVTSAIGLFSATELPLQRAILPPILQMLSDPNPGVRDAAISCIEEMYSQAGPQFRDELQRHHLPTMMLKDINARLEKIEPKIRLADGIPKNYSAAEVRPTSLNPKKSSPKAKSSTREVSLFGGDGDIAEKPVEPIKVYSEKELVREFEKIASTLVPEKDWSVRIAAMQRIEALAIGGAIDFPCFRGLLKQLVVPLSTQLSDRRSTIVKQACHLLSFLSQELLGDFEACAEMFIPVLFKLVVITVLVIAESADTCIKTMLRNCKVARALPRIADCAKNDRNAVLRARCCEYALLILEHWPDASEIQRSAELYEDLIKCCVTDAMGEVRSIARTLYRMFARTWPERSRRLFMSFDPVIQRIINEEDGGTHRRHASPSVRERSSHFSLAPQTSASQIPGYGTSAIVAMDRTSSLPSGTSLSSGLLLSQTKPVGTGTERSLESVLHASKQKVSAIESLLKGLDISERSRSSSLDLGVDPPSSRDPPFPLAVPASNSLANALVDAPSGFSKGNNRNGGLGLSDIITQIQASKDSAKASYRSSVVHESFSANSARRASEKLQDRGFVEDHAELREGRRLMNSHVHRQYVESPYKDANFRDYQNNYVPNFQRPLSRKNTAGRMSASKRRSFDDSQLPLGEMSSYVDGPASLSDALSEGLSPSSDWNARVAAFSYVRSLLQQGPRGIPEIIQSFEKVMKLFFQHLDDPHHKVAQAALSTLADLIPACRKPFESYMERILPHVFSRLIDPKESVRQPCSTTLEIVSKTYGIDSLLPALLRSLDEQRSPKAKLAVIEFSIGSFNKHPSNSEGAGNSGILKLWLAKLTPLVYDKNTKLKEAAISCIISVYTHFDATGVLNFILSLSVEEQNSLRRALKQYTPRIEVDLMNFLQNKKERQRSKYDPSDVVGTSSEEAYIGASKKSHLFGRYSGGSVDNDGARKWNSFPDSTYMTSSIGHSLSDDTQDFYRGVETGSNSDLPVSKALALTANQSDRLWDNPQECNDDSLKMEHTSTPHLEVNGLVDSEHLGVASGVGADKESDLGLNHLKLSALKINSTPTTGPSIPQILHTICNGSDESCAANKHGALEQLVEAIANDQSIWNKYFNQILTAVLEVLDDSESSIRELALSLIVEMLKNQRDAMEDSVEVVIEKLLNATKDVAPKVANEAEHCLTMVLSLYDPFRCLSVVVPLLVTEDEKTLVTCINCLTKLVGRLSQEELMSQLPSFLPALFDAFGNQSADVRKTVVFCLVDIYIMLGKAFLPYLEGLNSTQLRLVTIYANRISQARTGTPIDANRS; encoded by the exons ATGGAGGAGGCACTGGAATTGGCACGTGCCAAGGACACGAAGGAGAGAATGGCGGGCGTAGAACGACTCCACCAACTTCTCGAAGCTTCTAGAAAGAGCCTCTCTTCTTCGGAAGTCACTTCTCTTGTGGATGTTTGCTTAGATCTTCTGAAAGACAACAACTTTAGGGTCTCTCAGGGTGCTTTACAATCGCTCGATTCCGCCGCTGTACTCTCCGGTGAACACTTGAAGCTTCACTTCAATGCACTTGTACCTGCCGTCGTTGAAAGATTAGGCGATTCGAAACAGCCCGTTAGAGATGCTGCTAGACGATTGTTGCTTACTTTGATGCAG GTTTCTTCACCAACTATCATTGTTGAGAGGGCAGGGTCTTATGCTTGGATGCACAAAAGCTTCAGAGTTCGAGAAGAATTTGCTCGAACTGTTACATCAGCAATTGGTCTTTTTTCAGCAACTGAGCTGCCCCTTCAACGGGCCATTCTTCCTCCT ATTCTGCAAATGTTGAGTGATCCTAATCCTGGTGTTAGAGATGCAGCCATATCATGTATTGAG GAGATGTATTCACAGGCTGGACCTCAGTTCCGTGATGAGCTTCAGCGCCATCATCTTCCTACAATGATG CTAAAAGATATTAATGCCAGACTAGAGAAGATTGAGCCCAAAATTCGATTAGCAGATGGAATTCCAAAAAACTATTCAGCTGCTGAGGTGAGACCCACTAGTCTTAATCCCAAGAAAAGCAGCCCGAAGGCTAAAAGTTCAACAAGAGAGGTATCTCTTTTTGGAG GGGATGGTGATATTGCAGAAAAACCTGTCGAACCAATTAAAGTGTACTCAGAGAAGGAGCTGGTAAGGGAATTTGAGAAGATTGCTTCTACCCTTGTGCCAGAAAAGGATTGGTCTGTCCGTATCGCTGCTATGCAAAGAATTGAAGCTCTTGCTATTGGAG GTGCAATTGATTTTCCTTGTTTCCGTGGACTTCTAAAGCAACTTGTTGTCCCTTTGAGCACACAGTTATCTGATCGGAGATCCACCATTGTCAAACAG GCTTGCCATTTGTTAAGCTTCTTATCCCAAGAgcttttgggagattttgaggcATGTGCCGAGATGTTCATTCCA GTTCTTTTCAAGCTTGTTGTGATAACTGTTCTCGTAATTGCAGAATCTGCTGATACCTGCATAAAAACG ATGTTGCGCAACTGCAAAGTTGCTCGTGCACTTCCTCGAATAGCTGATTGTGCAAAGAATGATCGTAATGCAGTCCTTCGTGCAAG ATGCTGTGAGTATGCACTTCTAATCCTGGAACATTGGCCCGATGCTTCTGAGATACAACGTTCAGCAGAACTCTATGAAGACCTTATAAAATGTTGTGTAACAGATGCAATGGGTGAG GTACGATCAATTGCAAGAACTTTGTACAGAATGTTTGCAAGAACTTGGCCCGAACGTTCCAGGCGTTTGTTTATGTCCTTTGATCCTGTTATCCAAAGG ATCATAAATGAGGAAGATGGTGGAACTCACAGACGACATGCTTCACCTTCTGTTCGAGAGAGGAGTTCACACTTCTCACTTGCTCCTCAAACATCTGCTTCGCAAATTCCTGGTTATGGAACATCTGCAATAGTTGCTATGGATAGAACTTCCAGTTTGCCTTCAGGCACGTCCCTCTCCTCTGGGCTACTCCTGTCACAAACAAAACCTGTGGGTACTGGCACAGAACGTAGCTTGGAAAGTGTACTTCATGCCAGCAAACAGAAAGTTTCTGCTATAGAAAGCTTGCTCAAAGGTCTGGATATATCTGAGAGAAGTCGATCCTCTAGTTTGGATCTAG GAGTTGACCCACCATCGTCCCGTGATCCACCATTTCCTCTTGCTGTTCCTGCGTCGAATAGTCTTGCTAATGCTTTGGtagatgcaccatctggtttctcTAAAGGTAATAATCGCAATGGTGGATTGGGTTTGTCCGATATCATTACTCAGATCCAGGCCTCGAAGGATTCTGCTAAAGCATCCTATCGAAGTAGTGTGGTTCATGAATCCTTTTCAGCTAATTCGGCAAGAAGGGCTTCTGAAAAACTACAAGATAGAGGATTTGTTGAAGATCATGCTGAACTTAGGGAAGGTAGGCGGTTAATGAACTCGCATGTTCACAGACAATATGTAGAGTCACCATACAAAGATGCTAACTTTAGGGATTATCAGAATAATTACGTTCCAAACTTTCAACGTCCTCTATCAAGAAAGAACACAGCAGGAAGAATGTCTGCTAGCAAGAGGAGGAGCTTTGATGACAGTCAGCTCCCACTAGGAGAAATGTCAAGTTATGTGGATGGACCCGCTTCACTAAGTGATGCATTAAGTGAGGGTCTCAGTCCTAGTTCAGATTGGAATGCTAGGGTTGCTGCATTTAGCTATGTCAGGTCTTTGCTACAGCAGGGGCCTAGAGGTATTCCAGAAATCATTCAGAGCTTCGAGAAGgttatgaaattatttttccAGCACCTTGATGATCCCCATCATAAAGTTGCACAGGCAGCTCTGTCAACCCTTGCAGATCTTATTCCAGCTTGCAGAAAACCATTTGAAAGTTACATGGAGAGGATTTTGCCCCATGTTTTCTCACGGCTAATTGATCCCAAGGAATCGGTGAGGCAGCCTTGCTCAACTACATTAGAAATTGTAAGCAAAACATATGGTATAGATTCCCTTTTGCCAGCTTTGCTCCGTTCATTGGATGAACAGCGTTCTCCGAAGGCCAAACTTGCTGTAATTGAGTTTTCAATTGGCTCTTTTAACAAGCATCCTTCGAATTCTGAAGGTGCTGGAAATAGTGGCATCCTCAAGTTATGGCTTGCTAAGTTGACACCACTAGTCTATGATAAAAACACCAAACTGAAAGAAGCAGCTatttcatgtattatatcagtgtACACACACTTTGATGCAACAGGGGTTTTGAATTTTATTCTTAGCTTATCAGTTGAAGAACAAAATTCCTTGAGGCGGGCACTTAAACAGTATACCCCTCGTATAGAGGTGGATTTGATGAATTTTctacagaataagaaagaaaggCAACGTTCCAAGTATGATCCATCTGATGTTGTTGGAACATCTTCTGAAGAGGCATATATAGGAGCTTCAAAGAAAAGTCATCTATTTGGAAGGTATTCTGGTGGTTCAGTTGATAATGATGGTGCCAGAAAATGGAACTCTTTTCCAGACTCGACCTATATGACTAGCTCCATAGGTCACTCGTTGTCTGATGATACTCAAGACTTCTATCGTGGTGTTGAAACTGGTTCCAACTCCGATCTTCCTGTTTCAAAAGCTTTGGCCCTTACCGCTAATCAGAGTGACAGATTGTGGGATAATCCGCAGGAATGTAATGACGACAGCTTAAAGATGGAGCACACTTCCACTCCCCATCTGGAGGTTAATGGGTTAGTTGACTCGGAGCATCTAGGGGTAGCTTCGGGTGTTGGGGCTGATAAGGAATCTGATTTGGGACTTAATCACCTGAAACTTTCTGCTCTGAAGATAAACTCAACTCCAACAACTGGACCAAGCATTCCTCAAATTCTGCATACG ATCTGTAATGGCAGTGATGAAAGTTGTGCTGCCAACAAGCATGGTGCACTTGAACAACTAGTTGAAGCTATTGCCAATGATCAATCTATATGGAATAAG TACTTCAATCAGATATTGACTGCTGTACTCGAGGTGCTAGATGATTCTGAGTCTTCAATAAGAGAACTTGCTCTATCTCTGATAGTCGAAATGCTGAAGAATCAG AGAGATGCTATGGAGGATTCAGTTGAGGTTGTAATTGAAAAACTGCTCAACGCAACCAAGGATGTTGCCCCGAAA GTTGCAAATGAAGCCGAGCATTGTTTAACTATGGTGTTGTCCTTGTATGACCCATTTAGATGCTTAAGT GTTGTTGTTCCTTTGCTTGTCACCGAAGATGAGAAGACTCTTGTAACTTGTATTAACTGTTTGACAAAG CTTGTGGGGAGGCTTTCCCAGGAAGAATTGATGTCTCAGCTACCCTCGTTCTTACCTGCCCTGTTTGATGCTTTTGGAAACCAGAGTGCAGATGTTCGCAAG